A DNA window from Synechococcus sp. UW179A contains the following coding sequences:
- a CDS encoding glycosyltransferase family 2 protein — protein sequence MSTSIIIPCYNEKNAIRETIESILSSVKQSESEDIEIICVNDGSSDGSEHVLNALTSEEENRNVLVVHHKRNQGYGAALKTGIRRSQKDYICITDADGTYPNERIPELIERITKKDLDMVVGARIGANVDYSKIRSIPKMILVPWVSFLCGTDVPDMNSGLRIFRRDRALDFLKLLPDGFSFTTTITICLLRNRYAVEFTPISYAKRVGKSHIKPVKDTLRFTQLILRTGMYFAPMRLLSPLIVVLGALFVISGAYDLTILNNLTDKTVLLGFASLNIAMFALLADMIDKRAK from the coding sequence ATGTCGACTTCAATAATCATTCCTTGTTACAACGAAAAAAACGCAATTCGCGAAACCATTGAATCGATTCTTTCATCAGTTAAGCAATCAGAGTCCGAAGATATTGAGATTATTTGCGTCAACGACGGATCTTCAGACGGATCCGAACATGTTCTCAATGCGCTGACATCCGAAGAGGAGAATAGAAACGTCTTGGTCGTGCATCACAAACGCAACCAGGGCTATGGAGCCGCTTTAAAAACAGGCATCCGACGCAGCCAAAAAGACTATATCTGCATCACTGATGCTGATGGAACTTATCCCAATGAACGCATTCCAGAACTGATCGAGAGAATTACAAAGAAAGACCTCGATATGGTTGTTGGTGCTCGCATAGGAGCCAATGTTGATTACTCCAAGATCCGATCGATTCCGAAAATGATTCTGGTGCCATGGGTGTCATTCCTGTGCGGCACTGACGTACCTGATATGAACTCAGGCTTGAGAATTTTCAGACGCGATCGAGCTCTGGATTTTCTTAAGCTGCTTCCTGATGGTTTTAGCTTTACAACAACCATCACTATCTGCCTTCTCAGAAATCGATACGCCGTTGAATTCACACCCATCAGTTATGCCAAACGAGTCGGTAAAAGCCATATCAAACCAGTAAAAGACACGTTGAGATTCACCCAATTAATCCTACGCACAGGCATGTACTTCGCACCAATGCGTCTGCTGTCACCCCTTATCGTGGTCCTGGGAGCCTTGTTCGTCATCAGCGGAGCCTACGACCTAACAATCCTAAACAATCTCACAGATAAAACCGTTCTTCTTGGATTTGCCAGTCTGAACATTGCCATGTTTGCGCTGCTTGCTGACATGATTGATAAGCGCGCAAAGTAA